CACAATTAAAGAGATTGCAACAAAATGTAATGCTTTAGCGGCAAAAGAATATGATGATAATAGTGAAGCCTTTGATTACGAAAATTCTACTTTCTCAATTTTTAATTTTGGTGATTTCGGAGTAACACGAGGAACTTTAACAATTCCTGAACATCATTCGGCGGCAATTGGGATGGGGATTATTTTCAAAAAACCAGTTGTTGTTGAAAAAAATGATATTGCCATCCGTGATATTATGGTAATCACTTTAGCTTATAATGAAATGATTATTGATATTACCGAAGCAAGTAAGTTTGCCCATTATGTTGCATACTTATTATCAAATCCAGGATTATTGTTGTAAGTAATTATAGAAAGAAGGTGCTGTATGCAAATTAAGGATTTAACAAAAGAAGGCTCAAACTTGCAATTAACAGTTTTAGCCGAAAAAGTTGCCCAAGGGGTGGCAACAAATGGGACAACATATTTATCAATTACCCTAAAAGATAAAACCGGAACAATTGAAGCACGATTATGAGATGCCAAACCCCTTGATTTAGAAACATGAGTTAAAGGGAACTTTTATGAAGTTAATGTAAACATTATTGAATATCGTCGTATTTTACAAGCAAAAATTAATAGTTATAATATTGTTGATCCTAGCGAAATTAATTTTGATGATTTTTTAGAAACAGCACCAATTAATGCCGAAGAAATGTACCAAGAAATTATTAATTTTGTTAATAATTTACAAGAACCAGTTTATAAAAAAATTATGGAGTTAGTCTTATTGCAATATGGCGAAGATTTTAAAGTTTGGCCAGCCGCAATTCGTAATCATCATGAAATTAAATCAGGGTTATTATGACATAGTTTGACAATGCTAAAAATGGCGGAAAGTTTACGGATAATTTATTCAGATCGCTTAATTGATTTTGAACTTTTAGGGTGTGGCATTATCTTACATGATTTAGGAAAAGTAATTGAAATTAGTGTTGGGACAGTTAGTGATTTTTCTTTAGCAGGAAAATTATTAGGTCATATTTCAATTATGGGTAATGAAATTCATCGCATTGCGAAAGAAAATGACATTGTTGATGACAAAGTCTTATTACTAGAACATTTAGTTTTAGCAAGCCATGGAAAATTAGAATTTGGTTCACCAGTTGAACCCCATTTATTAGAAGCAGAAATATTGTCATTTTTAGATAATTTAGATGCCCGAATTTATCGTATTGACCGTGAGTTAGAAAAAATTAATGTTAATGACCAAACCCCACGCTTATTACCAATCGAAAACCGTTGATTTATTAAGCACTTTGATAAAAATAAATAATTGATTATTGTTAGCCTTTCTCAAGGCTTTTTTATTTTGGAAGATAATGTGTGAAAACCCAAAGAAAGTAAAGAGATTTTTTTTATTAAAATAACTTTTTTATAAAAAAAATTTAAATAAAGTATATAATTAAAAAAGATATAACTTATCTTATTTTTTTAGTTAAACAATGAAAAACTAAAAGTAGGAAAATTATCGAGATATTAGAAAGGAGTTATATCAGTAATGAAAATTATAGTAGTAGGAGCAAATCATGCCGGAACAACAGCGATTCGAACTTTAAGAAGATTAGATCCAAGCGCTGAAATTGTGACATATGATCGTAATAACAACATCTCATTCTTAGGGTGTGGAATTGCCCTTTGAGTTTCAGGGGAATTAAATGATCCGCAAGGATTATTTTATGCTTCACCAGAGATTTTAGCAAATGAAGGTATTAAAGTTAATATGGAACATGAAGTAATTGGGGTTGATAACAAAAACCAAAAAATTCGTGTTAAAAATCTACAGACAAATGAAGAATTCGAAGATAGTTATGATAAATTAGTGTTAGCAATTGGGTCATGACCAATTATTCCACCAATTGAAGGAATTAAACAAGAAGGTGTTCATATTGTTAAGTGATATCAACATGGAGAGATTGTAAAAAATGCCAATGACAATGATGACATTAAAAATGTTGTTGTTTGTGGGGCTGGTTATATTGGAATTGAATTAGTAGACGCTTTTTATCAAAAAGGTAAAAATGTTACACTAGTTGATATTTCAGATCGTATCATGCCACGTTATTATGATAAACCATTTACTGATTGTGTCGAAGGCGCAATGCAACGCGATGGTGTTATTTTCCGTGGTGGAGAAACTGTTGTTAAATTTGAGGGAAAAGACAATGTTGTTAGTCATGTTGTAACCGACAAAGGTTCATACCCAGCAGATTTAGTAATTTGAGCAGTTGGTTTCCGTCCAGCAACAAAAATGTTAGAAAATGTTGTTGATTTAAATAAAAATGGGGCAATTATGGTTGACCAATATATGCAAACATCTGATCCAAATATTTTTGCAGTTGGTGATTGTGTTGAAGTTTATGATAATGCCAAAAAAACATCAGCATATATTGCTTTAGCAACAAATGCTGTTCGAACAGGAGTAGTGGCGGCTGTTAATATTATTAAACCAGCTGGCTTAGCATCACCAGGATTCCAAGGTTCGAATGCTATTAATGTTTTTGGATGGTGCTTAGCTTCAACAGGGGTTACCGAAACTGTTGCAAAAGATTTAGGCCTTGATTATGACCAAATTACTTTTAGTGATAATGATCGTCCAGAGTTTATGTCATCTTATAAAAATGTAATTATAAAAATTGTTTGAGATAAAAAAACAAGAAAAATCATTGGAGCTCAAGTTGGTTCAGAAAATAATCATACTGAAGTAATGTATATGTTTTCATTAGCAATCATGAAAGGAGTAACAATTGATGAGTTACCATTAATTGATATTTTCTTTTTACCACATTTTAACAAACCATATAATTTTATTACCCTAGCTGGTCTAGAAGTTTTAGGACTAAACTATTTTAAAAAATAGTAAGTTAGGAATTAGTTATGTTATGCTTTAAAAGCAATGATAACGATGTCTATTTTAATCTAGCCTTAGATGAGTATTTATTAAAAAGTGATCTACCAACGCCAATTTTGTTTTTGTGAAAAAACCATAACACCGTAATTGTTGGAAAAAATCAAAATACTTACGAAGAAGTTAATCAAAAATTGGCAAATGATGATCATGTTAAAGTGGCACGACGAGCATCTGGGGGTGGGGCAGTTTATCAAGATGATGGAAACTTATGTTTTTCAATTATTTTAGATAAAAATAGTGCAATGGCCAAAAACTATCACACGATTTTGCAACCAATTATTGATGTGTTAGCCAAATTAGGATTAAATGCTCAGTTTGCTGGAAAAAATGACATTGAAATTGATGGTAAAAAAATTTCAGGGAATGCGCAATTCCAATATAAAGAACGTTTACTTCATCATGGAACATTTTTATTTAATGTTGATTTAAGTAAAATGGGAAAATATTTAAATGTTGATCAATCAAAGATCATCTCAAAAGGAATTAAATCAATTCCAGCCCGAGTAACAAACATTAAACCATTATTAGAACAAGATCTTTCAATTGATGATTTCATGGATTTTATTATGCAAGAGTTTATTGAACAAGGAACAGTTGTTCAAGCAATTCCCGATAATATCATCACAGCAGCTCACAAGTTAGCTGAAGAAAAATATCGGACTTGAGAATGGATTTATGGTAAAAACCCTAGTTTTGTTTTTCAAAACAAAATTAGGTTTGAAGGGAAAGGGACCCTTGATGTACGAATGAATGTTGAAAATTCAATAATTAAAGAAATTAAATTTTTTGGAGACTTTTTGGGATGAGAAGGAACCGAACAATTAGAGGCTGCTTTAGTTAATTGCAAGTATCAAATTGAAGATATTAACAAGATCTTAGAGCACTTTGATTTAACAAAAATTTTTGGTGATAAATTTACTCGCTCAGAAATTTTAGAAACGATTGTTCATAAATAAGGAAGGAAGAGGAAACTATGTATTTTGACAAATTTAATGCATTGAAAAATGAAAAATTACAAATTATGGATAATACTGGGAAAATTTTAAAACCAGAATTAATGCCAAAGATTAGTGATGAAGATATCTTAACAGCATATAAACTAATGTGTTTATCACGTCGTCAAGATGATTTTCAAAACAAAGTGCAACGTCAAGGAAGAATGTTATCATTCTTATCATCAACAGGGCAAGAAGCCGCTGAAGTAGCTTATGCAATGCAAATTATTAAAGGAAAAGACTGATTTTCACCAGCATATCGAAATAATGCCGCATGATTAACAGCGGGAATCCCAATGCGTAATATTATGTTATATTGATGTGGAAATGAAATGGGAGCAAAAACACCGGAAGGAATTAATGTTTTACCAGTTAATATTCCAATTGCAACACAATATTCACACGCAACAGGGTTAGCTTTTGCTGAAAAATATAATAAAACTGGGGGAGTTGTCTTAACAACTACTGGTGATGGCGGTTCTTCAGAAGGAGAATTTTATGAGGCAATGAACTTCGCTAAATTACATGAAGTTCCAGCAATTTTTATTGTCGAAAATAATCAATTTGCGATTTCAACCCCACGAAAAAAAGCAACAAAAGCAATTAACTTTGCTGTTAAAGGAATTGCTGTAGGAATGCGTAATATTTTAGTTGATGGAAACGATTTCTTTGCTGTTTATGGGGCTGTTCAAGAAGCAATTGCTTTAGCTCGTAAAGGGGAAGGACCATCATTAATCGAATGTGAAACATATCGAATCGGACCCCACTCTTCAGCAGATGATCCAAAAGTTTATCGTGATGAAGACAATCATCAAGAACAAATCAAAAATGATCCATTAATTCGTTTAAAAGCATATTTAATTGCAAAGAAAAAATGATCAGAACAAGAGCAAACAAAATTAGATGCTGAGCAAGATCAATTTATCAAAGATGAGTTTGCTTGAGTTGAAGCAAATAATAATGTTGATTTAAAAGATATTTTTGCATATACATATGAAGAAATGCCAAACTTTTTAGCAAAACAATATGAAGAAGCAAAAGCATTTTTTGAAGCATATCCAAGTAAAGGAGGACACCACTAATGGCGGTTTTGAATAATATTCAGGCGTTAACACATGCCTTAGATTTAGCAATGGAAAAACACCAAAATGTTATTGTTTATGGTGAAGATGCTGGATATGAAGGGGGAGTTTTCCGAGCAACAGTTGGGTTACAACAAAAATATGGTGAAGAACGCTGTTTTGATGCCCCAATTGCCGAAGCAACATTGGTTGGGACAGCAGTTGGAATGGCAATTAATGGTTTAAAACCAGTTGTTGAAATTCAATTTGAAGGATTCTCATATCCGATTATCCAACAATTATTTACCCATGTCGCACGTATGCGTAACCGTTCACGTGGTCGTTTTACTTGTCCAATGGTAATTAGAATGCCAATGGGGGGAGGAATTCGTGCGTTAGAACATCACTCGGAAGCAATGGAAGCAATGTTTGCTCATAACCCGGGGTTAAAAGTTGTGATTCCTTCAACACCTTTTGATACAAAAGGGCTGTTATTAGCTGCTGTTGAATCACCAGACCCAGTTTTATTCTTAGAACCAACAAAAATTTATCGGGCATTTAAACAAGATATTCCTGATGAATACTATACTTTACCAATTGGGGAAGGCTATAAAGTACAAGAAGGAACAGATGTAACAATTGTAACTTATGGCGCTCAAGTTGGAGATTGTGAAAAAGCAATTGAACATTTAAAAGGGGAAGGTAAAAATATTAGTGTTGATTTAATCGATTTACGTACAATTCAACCATGAGATCGTGAAATGGTAATTGAATCAGTTAAAAAAACTGGCCGTTTAATTGTTGTTCATGAAGCCGTTCGTTCATTCTCAGTTGCTGCGGAAGTAATTGCAACTGTTAATGAAAAAAGTTTTGAATACTTAAAAGCACCTTGTGCTCGTGTAACAGGATATGATATTATTGTGCCATTTGATCGTGGCGAACATTTCCACCAACCATCAGTTCAAAAAATTGTTGTTAAAATTAAAGAAGTGTTAGATTATCAATTCTAATTGGGAGGAAGAGGAAAATGGTTAAATTTAAATTTGCAGATATTGGTGAAGGACTAACTGAAGGGAAAGTTGGGGCTATTAATATCAAAGTTGGTGATAAAGTCAAAGATGGCGATGAAATGTTTTCAGTAGAAACTGATAAAGTTAATGCCGAAATTTATTCACCATGTGATGGTGTCATTACAAAAATTAATATGAAAGTTGGCGATGTCATTTATGTTGGCGATGTTGTTGTTGAAATTGATGATGGGAAAGGTGATGCACCAGTGGCATCAGCAACACCAGCACCTAGTGTTGCAGAACCAGTTGAAGAAGAAAAAGCCGCGGGTGTTGTTGGCGCAGTGCCAATATCAAATGCTGTTTTACCATCACGTGGTTTACCAACAACAAACAATGCCGCAGTAAATAATGAACATATTTTAGCGACTCCAATTGTGCGAAAAATGGCCGCTGATATGAAAGTTGATTTATCAAAAATCAAAGGAACTGGTCCTAATGGTCGCATTATGAAGGCGGACTTATTAGCCGGACCAACTTCAGCGCCTATTGCAAGTGGACCTTCAATTGGGGGAGCACCAATTACAATTCCAAACATTCAAGTGTCAGGAAATGTTAAACGTGAACCAATGTCATCAATTCGTAAAGCAATTGCAAAACAAATGACATTGGCAAAAACAGTGATTGCTGAAACAACTTTAATTAAAAATGTTAATGTAACAAAATTAATTGAAATTAGAACTCAATTAAAAGGCCAAGCGGAAAAACAGGGGGTTAAATTGACTTACATGCCATTCTTTATGAAAGCATGTGCAATTGCCTTAAAAGAATTCCCAATTTTAAATTCTTCATATGATCAACAAAGTGAAGAAATTATTTATAAAGAATATTATAATATTGGAATGGCAACTGATACGGCGAATGGTTTAATGGTTCCCGTTGTTAAAGGAGTTGATCAATTAAATGTCCTACAAATTGGGGCAGTAATTAATGATTTAGCAACTCGTACGCGTGATCGTAAATTAAAAGCCGATGAAATGCGCGATGGGACTTTTACAATTAGTAACTTTGGGTCAGCGGGGGTTGAAATTGCAACACCAGTAATTAATTTCCCAGAAGTTGCCATTTTAGGAGTTGGAACAATTGAAAAAAAACCAGTTGTTAATGCCAATAATGAAATTGAAATTAGTTCAATCTTACCATTATCATTAACAATTGACCATCGTTTAATTGATGGTGCTGATGGAGGGCGTTTCTTACAACGTGTAAGCGCCTTACTTGAATCACCAGCTTTATTACTATTATAAAATCATTAAAAGAAATAGAGAGGTAACAAGAATTATGGATAAATTTGATGTTATTGTTGTCGGCGCTGGTCCCGGTGGATATGTTTGTGCAATTAAGGCAGCCCAAGAAGGGTTGAAAACAATGATTGTCGAAAAAGAATACTATGGGGGTGTATGTCTAAATGTTGGTTGTATCCCAACTAAAGCGCTATTAAAAAGTTCAAAAGTTTATGACATTATTCAGCATGCGGACACCTATGGAATTGATATTGGGGATTTAGATAAAATTGTCCCTAATTGAGATAAAATGCAAGATCGTAAAAGTAAAGTTGTTAACAAATTAACAAGTGGTGTTGAATTTTTATTAAAGAAAAATAAAGTCACAATTGTTAAAGGAACAGCAAAAGCACTTGATAAAAACACGATTGAAGTTGATGGCAAAAAATATAGTTGTGACAACTTAGTTATTGCAACAGGAAGTACAAGTCGAATGCTACCATTACCTGGTTTTGAAGAAGGTTTTAAAGCTGGTTATGTTATTTCTTCAACAGAAGCTTTAAAATTACCAAAAATCCCCAAAAAACTAGCTGTTATTGGGGGTGGGGTAATTGGAGTTGAATTTGCTTGTTTGTACCGCCGTTTAGGAACAGAAGTAACAATTTTACAAGGATTAGATACAATTTTGGAAATTTTGGACAAAGATGTTCGTGAAGAAATGACAAAATTATTAATCAAAAACAAAGTTAAAATTGAAACAAATGTTAAAATTAAAGAAATTAAGGATAAAGCCGTTCATTATACTAATGATAAAGGTGAAGATGTTGTTTTAAAAACAGATTATTGTTTAGTATCAGTTGGTCGTAAACCAATTATTAATGGTTTTGAAAACATTGGGCTAAATATTAATGATCGCCAAAGTATTGTTGTTGATGATGGTTGTCGTACTAACTTGCCAGGGGTTTATGCGATTGGGGATGTTGTTGGGAAAGCAATGTTAGCTCATGTCGCATCAGTTCAAGGATTGGTTGTTATTGATAACATTAAAGGACGTAATCAAAAAATTGATTACAATAAAATTCCGGCCTGTATTTATTCATCCCCTGAAGTTGCCGTTGTTGGTAAAACTGAAGATGAGTTAATTAAAGCAAAAATACCATACAAAGCCTTTAAATTCCCAATTGCAGCAAATGGAAAAGCCTTAGCTGATGGGGAAACTGATGGATTTGTTAAAGTTATTTGTGAACCAAAATATGGTGAAATTTTAGGAGCTCATATGATTTGTGGAACAGCCACTGATATGATTTCAGAAATTACAACATGTATGGAAATGGAAGGAACAATTTATGATTTAGGACGGGCAATTACTCCTCATCCAACTTTATCAGAAATGATTATGGAAGCCGCTCATGGTTTAGAAGGGCATGCAATTCATATTTAAATCTAACACTATGTTAGATTTTTTTTAAATATTTTGCATAATTTTGCTGGTATTTTTTGATAAATCAAGAGAATAATAATGCGAATCAAAAATATTTGCTATAATAATCTATAGATAGTAAATTTATACTAATTCAAAGGTGGGATATTAATGGCAAAAAATAAGGGCAAGAATCACGGAACTTGAAGTAATATTAACAAAATAACAAAGCAAGTTAGCGTTCATTCAAAACGCAAAAGTATCATTATTGCTTGTTGTGCGGCCCTATATTTAGGGGCTTTAATTCCAATGACCTATTTAGCAGCTTGATTTTTATCGGAAGTTTTAAGTTATGGGGGAATTGAGACTGATGGAACATTGCCAAATTTAAATAAAGGCGAATATTTTCAAGTTGACTTTGCCTATACGCCTTTACGTGATAACCCGCTTAATCAACCAAAATTTGAAAAACAAGTTATTAAAAGTGACCTAAATAATAAACTGTCTGAGCGTATGGCTGTTAAATCAACTTCATTGCGCCTAGAATATGCCTATAATTTTATTTTTGAAACAGCCCCTGAGGCATATATTAGTAAAAGCTTTTTTTATAAAGATAAATATCCTGAGCCCGGAAAAATTGAAATTGTTAACATCTATACTAACGCACTTCGGAGTAAAACTTTAGGATTAAGTGATGTTCAAAATAATAAGTTTAATATAATTAATAATTTATTAAATTTAGAAATTAAATATAATGGTGAATTACAATCACAATTAATTTTAATGCCAACAATGTTTGTTGGAATGGAATCGTTTTTATCGAACTTTTTTGAATTTAAATTAGGTAATTCAATGCATAAAAATCTTGGTGATAATGTTATTTGAGAAAATCAAACTAATATTGTTGGTGACCAAGCTAATGGTTTAATGTTAGCGGGGGAAAGTACTAATCCGCTGAATTTTGCCGATAA
The Spiroplasma chrysopicola DF-1 genome window above contains:
- a CDS encoding 3'-5' exoribonuclease YhaM family protein — its product is MQIKDLTKEGSNLQLTVLAEKVAQGVATNGTTYLSITLKDKTGTIEARLWDAKPLDLETWVKGNFYEVNVNIIEYRRILQAKINSYNIVDPSEINFDDFLETAPINAEEMYQEIINFVNNLQEPVYKKIMELVLLQYGEDFKVWPAAIRNHHEIKSGLLWHSLTMLKMAESLRIIYSDRLIDFELLGCGIILHDLGKVIEISVGTVSDFSLAGKLLGHISIMGNEIHRIAKENDIVDDKVLLLEHLVLASHGKLEFGSPVEPHLLEAEILSFLDNLDARIYRIDRELEKINVNDQTPRLLPIENRWFIKHFDKNK
- a CDS encoding FAD-dependent oxidoreductase, with translation MKIIVVGANHAGTTAIRTLRRLDPSAEIVTYDRNNNISFLGCGIALWVSGELNDPQGLFYASPEILANEGIKVNMEHEVIGVDNKNQKIRVKNLQTNEEFEDSYDKLVLAIGSWPIIPPIEGIKQEGVHIVKWYQHGEIVKNANDNDDIKNVVVCGAGYIGIELVDAFYQKGKNVTLVDISDRIMPRYYDKPFTDCVEGAMQRDGVIFRGGETVVKFEGKDNVVSHVVTDKGSYPADLVIWAVGFRPATKMLENVVDLNKNGAIMVDQYMQTSDPNIFAVGDCVEVYDNAKKTSAYIALATNAVRTGVVAAVNIIKPAGLASPGFQGSNAINVFGWCLASTGVTETVAKDLGLDYDQITFSDNDRPEFMSSYKNVIIKIVWDKKTRKIIGAQVGSENNHTEVMYMFSLAIMKGVTIDELPLIDIFFLPHFNKPYNFITLAGLEVLGLNYFKK
- a CDS encoding lipoate--protein ligase — protein: MLCFKSNDNDVYFNLALDEYLLKSDLPTPILFLWKNHNTVIVGKNQNTYEEVNQKLANDDHVKVARRASGGGAVYQDDGNLCFSIILDKNSAMAKNYHTILQPIIDVLAKLGLNAQFAGKNDIEIDGKKISGNAQFQYKERLLHHGTFLFNVDLSKMGKYLNVDQSKIISKGIKSIPARVTNIKPLLEQDLSIDDFMDFIMQEFIEQGTVVQAIPDNIITAAHKLAEEKYRTWEWIYGKNPSFVFQNKIRFEGKGTLDVRMNVENSIIKEIKFFGDFLGWEGTEQLEAALVNCKYQIEDINKILEHFDLTKIFGDKFTRSEILETIVHK
- the pdhA gene encoding pyruvate dehydrogenase (acetyl-transferring) E1 component subunit alpha; its protein translation is MYFDKFNALKNEKLQIMDNTGKILKPELMPKISDEDILTAYKLMCLSRRQDDFQNKVQRQGRMLSFLSSTGQEAAEVAYAMQIIKGKDWFSPAYRNNAAWLTAGIPMRNIMLYWCGNEMGAKTPEGINVLPVNIPIATQYSHATGLAFAEKYNKTGGVVLTTTGDGGSSEGEFYEAMNFAKLHEVPAIFIVENNQFAISTPRKKATKAINFAVKGIAVGMRNILVDGNDFFAVYGAVQEAIALARKGEGPSLIECETYRIGPHSSADDPKVYRDEDNHQEQIKNDPLIRLKAYLIAKKKWSEQEQTKLDAEQDQFIKDEFAWVEANNNVDLKDIFAYTYEEMPNFLAKQYEEAKAFFEAYPSKGGHH
- a CDS encoding alpha-ketoacid dehydrogenase subunit beta, whose protein sequence is MAVLNNIQALTHALDLAMEKHQNVIVYGEDAGYEGGVFRATVGLQQKYGEERCFDAPIAEATLVGTAVGMAINGLKPVVEIQFEGFSYPIIQQLFTHVARMRNRSRGRFTCPMVIRMPMGGGIRALEHHSEAMEAMFAHNPGLKVVIPSTPFDTKGLLLAAVESPDPVLFLEPTKIYRAFKQDIPDEYYTLPIGEGYKVQEGTDVTIVTYGAQVGDCEKAIEHLKGEGKNISVDLIDLRTIQPWDREMVIESVKKTGRLIVVHEAVRSFSVAAEVIATVNEKSFEYLKAPCARVTGYDIIVPFDRGEHFHQPSVQKIVVKIKEVLDYQF
- a CDS encoding dihydrolipoamide acetyltransferase family protein, with the translated sequence MVKFKFADIGEGLTEGKVGAINIKVGDKVKDGDEMFSVETDKVNAEIYSPCDGVITKINMKVGDVIYVGDVVVEIDDGKGDAPVASATPAPSVAEPVEEEKAAGVVGAVPISNAVLPSRGLPTTNNAAVNNEHILATPIVRKMAADMKVDLSKIKGTGPNGRIMKADLLAGPTSAPIASGPSIGGAPITIPNIQVSGNVKREPMSSIRKAIAKQMTLAKTVIAETTLIKNVNVTKLIEIRTQLKGQAEKQGVKLTYMPFFMKACAIALKEFPILNSSYDQQSEEIIYKEYYNIGMATDTANGLMVPVVKGVDQLNVLQIGAVINDLATRTRDRKLKADEMRDGTFTISNFGSAGVEIATPVINFPEVAILGVGTIEKKPVVNANNEIEISSILPLSLTIDHRLIDGADGGRFLQRVSALLESPALLLL
- the lpdA gene encoding dihydrolipoyl dehydrogenase; this translates as MDKFDVIVVGAGPGGYVCAIKAAQEGLKTMIVEKEYYGGVCLNVGCIPTKALLKSSKVYDIIQHADTYGIDIGDLDKIVPNWDKMQDRKSKVVNKLTSGVEFLLKKNKVTIVKGTAKALDKNTIEVDGKKYSCDNLVIATGSTSRMLPLPGFEEGFKAGYVISSTEALKLPKIPKKLAVIGGGVIGVEFACLYRRLGTEVTILQGLDTILEILDKDVREEMTKLLIKNKVKIETNVKIKEIKDKAVHYTNDKGEDVVLKTDYCLVSVGRKPIINGFENIGLNINDRQSIVVDDGCRTNLPGVYAIGDVVGKAMLAHVASVQGLVVIDNIKGRNQKIDYNKIPACIYSSPEVAVVGKTEDELIKAKIPYKAFKFPIAANGKALADGETDGFVKVICEPKYGEILGAHMICGTATDMISEITTCMEMEGTIYDLGRAITPHPTLSEMIMEAAHGLEGHAIHI